From Oceanibaculum nanhaiense, a single genomic window includes:
- a CDS encoding propionyl-CoA synthetase, with protein sequence MTGRYDEAYRRSLADPDGFWGEAAEHIHWFRRWDRVLDNDKPPFSRWFVGAETNIAYNALDRHVAAGRGDQAALLYESPVTNMELRLTYRQLRDRVALFAGALAAKGVAKGDRVVIYMPMVPEAVVAMLACVRLGAIHSVVFGGFAATELATRIDDARPKLIVSSSCGIEGQRIIPYKPLLDAAIDKASHKPEACIIHQRPMEKAELKPGRDTDWEEAVAAAKPADCVPVKATDPSYILYTSGTTGIPKGVVRDTGGHMVALRWSMENIYGMKPGEVWWTASDVGWVVGHSYIVYAPLLYGLTTILYEGKPVGTPDAAAFWRVIAKHGAVALFTAPTAFRAIRKEDPDGRLIGQHDLSEFRALFLAGERCDPNTLEWAEEKLGVPVIDHWWQTETGWPICANCTGIERFPVKPGSATKPVPGWDVQVVDPAAQPVKRGEIGALVMKLPLPPGSLQTLWQNDEGFQNSYMSDFPGFYKTGDAGYIDEDGYVFVMSRTDDIINVAGHRLSTGAMEEVLARHPDVAECAVIGVADALKGQLPLGMMVLKAGVTRPHEEIAREAVQMVREAIGPVAAFKTALVVERLPKTRSGKILRGTMQKIADGESYRTPATIDDPAILTEIGGRLNDAGYPQKE encoded by the coding sequence ATGACGGGACGCTATGATGAGGCGTATCGCCGGTCCCTCGCGGACCCGGACGGTTTCTGGGGAGAGGCAGCGGAGCATATCCACTGGTTCAGGCGCTGGGACCGCGTGCTGGACAATGACAAGCCGCCTTTTTCGCGCTGGTTCGTCGGCGCCGAGACCAACATCGCCTATAACGCGCTGGACCGCCATGTCGCGGCGGGGCGGGGCGATCAGGCGGCGCTGCTCTACGAAAGCCCCGTCACCAACATGGAATTGCGGCTGACCTACCGGCAGCTGCGCGACCGGGTGGCGCTGTTCGCCGGCGCGCTGGCCGCCAAGGGGGTGGCCAAGGGCGACCGGGTGGTCATCTACATGCCGATGGTGCCGGAGGCGGTGGTCGCCATGCTGGCCTGCGTACGGCTGGGCGCGATCCATTCCGTGGTGTTTGGCGGCTTCGCGGCGACCGAGCTGGCAACCCGCATCGACGATGCCAGGCCGAAACTGATCGTCTCCTCCTCCTGCGGTATCGAGGGGCAGCGAATCATTCCCTACAAGCCGCTGCTGGACGCCGCCATCGACAAGGCCAGCCACAAGCCCGAAGCCTGCATCATCCACCAGCGGCCGATGGAGAAGGCGGAACTGAAGCCCGGACGGGACACCGACTGGGAGGAGGCTGTCGCCGCCGCCAAACCCGCCGACTGCGTGCCGGTGAAGGCGACCGATCCGTCCTACATCCTCTATACCTCCGGCACCACCGGCATCCCCAAGGGGGTGGTGCGCGACACTGGCGGCCATATGGTGGCGCTGCGCTGGTCGATGGAGAACATCTACGGCATGAAGCCGGGCGAGGTGTGGTGGACCGCCTCCGATGTCGGCTGGGTGGTCGGCCATTCCTACATCGTCTATGCGCCGCTGCTCTATGGGCTGACTACCATTCTCTATGAGGGCAAGCCGGTCGGCACGCCGGACGCGGCTGCCTTCTGGCGGGTCATCGCCAAGCATGGCGCGGTGGCGCTGTTCACCGCCCCCACCGCCTTCCGCGCGATCCGCAAGGAGGACCCGGACGGCAGGTTGATCGGCCAGCACGATCTGTCGGAATTCCGCGCCCTGTTCCTGGCCGGGGAGCGCTGCGACCCCAACACGCTGGAATGGGCGGAGGAGAAGCTGGGCGTTCCGGTGATCGATCATTGGTGGCAGACCGAGACCGGCTGGCCGATCTGCGCCAACTGCACGGGCATCGAGCGTTTCCCGGTCAAGCCGGGCTCCGCCACCAAGCCGGTACCGGGCTGGGACGTGCAGGTGGTTGACCCGGCGGCGCAGCCGGTGAAGCGCGGCGAGATCGGCGCGCTGGTGATGAAGCTGCCGCTGCCGCCGGGCAGCCTGCAGACGCTGTGGCAGAATGACGAGGGGTTCCAGAATTCCTACATGTCGGACTTCCCCGGCTTCTACAAGACCGGCGATGCCGGCTATATCGACGAGGATGGCTATGTCTTCGTGATGAGCCGCACCGACGACATCATCAATGTCGCCGGCCACCGGCTGTCCACCGGCGCGATGGAGGAGGTGCTGGCGCGCCATCCCGACGTGGCGGAATGCGCGGTGATCGGCGTCGCCGACGCGCTGAAGGGCCAGCTGCCGCTGGGCATGATGGTGCTGAAGGCCGGTGTCACCCGCCCGCATGAAGAGATCGCGCGCGAGGCGGTGCAGATGGTGCGCGAGGCGATCGGCCCGGTCGCGGCCTTCAAGACCGCGCTGGTGGTGGAGCGCCTGCCGAAGACCCGGTCCGGCAAGATTCTGCGCGGCACCATGCAGAAGATTGCCGATGGCGAGAGCTACCGGACGCCGGCGACCATCGACGATCCGGCAATCCTGACGGAGATCGGCGGCCGGCTGAACGATGCCGGTTATCCGCAGAAGGAATGA
- a CDS encoding metal-dependent hydrolase — protein MDSVTQFALGATIGAVALAPRIGARRAILAGGLIGTLPDLDVFLPSADPIDAFVTHRGFSHSLFVLTALSPLLAEGLRRLDSRLRDSRLACYLGVWLILVTHALLDAFTTYGTRIFWPVSDVPVSISSIFIIDPLYTLPLLVAMLAGLIAGGWGTRLRRTAIAGLALSTAYLGWGLAAQGIAEAKVKQALTAAGQGYERLTMIPMPFNSLLWRGLAIDGDRYVNVYRSVFDEEVAAPLHVHPRGMALEAELPDRTPVEKVASFSRGYYALSARGHDVLLTDLRMGVEPNYVFTFKIAERNSPVTGMVPAKQLERVNDAAQLSWLWRRIFDESAVRTE, from the coding sequence ATGGACAGCGTCACCCAGTTCGCCCTCGGCGCCACCATCGGCGCGGTTGCTCTTGCCCCCAGGATCGGCGCCCGGCGCGCGATCCTCGCCGGCGGCCTGATTGGCACCCTGCCCGACCTCGATGTGTTCCTGCCCTCGGCCGATCCGATCGACGCCTTTGTGACCCATCGCGGCTTCAGCCATTCGCTGTTCGTGCTGACGGCGCTGTCGCCGCTGCTGGCGGAAGGGCTGCGCCGCCTCGATTCCCGGCTCCGGGACTCGCGGCTGGCCTGTTATCTGGGGGTCTGGCTGATCCTGGTGACGCATGCGCTGCTGGATGCCTTCACCACCTATGGCACGCGCATCTTCTGGCCGGTCTCCGACGTGCCGGTCAGCATTTCCTCCATCTTCATCATCGACCCGCTCTACACACTGCCGCTGCTGGTGGCGATGCTGGCCGGGCTGATCGCCGGCGGCTGGGGGACAAGGCTGCGCCGAACTGCAATCGCCGGGCTGGCGCTCAGCACCGCCTATCTGGGCTGGGGCCTCGCCGCGCAGGGCATCGCCGAGGCCAAGGTGAAGCAGGCGCTGACCGCGGCCGGCCAGGGCTATGAGCGTCTGACGATGATCCCGATGCCCTTCAACAGCCTGCTGTGGCGCGGGCTGGCCATCGATGGCGACCGCTATGTGAACGTCTATCGCTCGGTGTTCGATGAGGAGGTTGCCGCGCCGCTGCATGTCCATCCGCGCGGCATGGCGCTGGAAGCGGAGCTGCCGGACCGCACGCCGGTCGAAAAGGTGGCGTCCTTCAGTCGCGGCTATTACGCGCTCAGCGCCAGGGGCCATGATGTGCTGCTGACCGACCTGCGCATGGGGGTGGAGCCGAACTACGTCTTCACCTTCAAGATCGCAGAGCGCAACAGCCCGGTCACCGGCATGGTGCCGGCGAAGCAGCTGGAGCGGGTGAACGATGCCGCGCAGCTTTCCTGGCTGTGGCGGCGCATCTTCGACGAAAGCGCGGTCCGGACTGAGTAG
- a CDS encoding PQQ-dependent sugar dehydrogenase produces MLMRLPHYAVFCAVLLLAFPVAAQQTQRFSTEKAEITVETVARGLENPWSLAFLPDGRMLVTERPGRLRLVGRGGAVSAPLEGVPEVAAGGQGGLLDVILGPDFADSRLIYLSFAEPGVGGANGTAVARGRLSADGRRIEGLEVIFSQKPKIASRLHFGSRLAFGRDGTLYATTGERFGNRDMAQGLDNHLGKVIRINPDGTVPADNPFVEQAGALPEIFSYGHRNPQGMTVHPVTGRLWLHEHGARGGDEINLPEAGKNYGWPIISYGVHYSGARIGEGTARPGMEQPIHYWDPSIAPSGMAFYNRGAISAWEGNLFVGALAGQHLARLEIEGERVTGEEKLLGDLGARFRDVRMGPDGHLYALTDSDEGRLLRIRPAR; encoded by the coding sequence ATGCTTATGCGCCTGCCCCATTACGCCGTTTTCTGCGCCGTCCTGTTGCTGGCTTTCCCCGTCGCCGCCCAGCAGACGCAGCGTTTCTCGACGGAAAAGGCCGAGATCACCGTCGAGACGGTGGCGCGCGGGCTGGAAAATCCGTGGTCGCTGGCCTTCCTGCCGGATGGCCGCATGCTGGTGACGGAACGGCCGGGCCGGCTGCGCCTCGTCGGGCGCGGCGGTGCCGTCTCCGCGCCGCTGGAGGGCGTGCCGGAGGTCGCCGCCGGCGGGCAGGGCGGGCTGCTCGACGTGATCCTGGGGCCTGATTTCGCCGACAGCCGCCTGATCTATCTGAGCTTCGCCGAGCCGGGCGTAGGCGGGGCCAACGGCACCGCCGTGGCGCGCGGCCGGCTGTCGGCCGACGGGCGGCGTATCGAGGGGCTGGAGGTCATCTTCAGCCAGAAGCCGAAGATCGCCAGCCGGCTGCATTTCGGCTCCCGCCTCGCCTTCGGAAGGGATGGCACGCTCTACGCGACGACGGGCGAGCGCTTCGGCAATCGCGACATGGCGCAGGGCCTCGACAATCATCTGGGCAAGGTCATCCGCATCAATCCGGATGGCACCGTGCCCGCCGACAATCCCTTCGTCGAGCAGGCGGGTGCCCTGCCGGAAATCTTCTCCTACGGCCACCGCAACCCGCAGGGCATGACCGTGCATCCTGTGACAGGCCGGCTGTGGCTGCACGAGCATGGGGCGCGCGGCGGTGACGAGATCAACCTGCCGGAAGCCGGCAAGAACTACGGCTGGCCCATCATCAGCTATGGCGTGCACTATTCCGGCGCGCGGATCGGCGAGGGCACGGCCAGGCCGGGCATGGAGCAGCCGATCCATTACTGGGACCCGTCCATCGCGCCCAGCGGCATGGCCTTCTACAATCGGGGCGCGATTTCGGCCTGGGAGGGCAATCTGTTCGTCGGCGCGCTGGCCGGGCAGCATCTTGCTCGGCTGGAGATCGAGGGCGAGCGGGTGACCGGCGAGGAGAAGCTGCTGGGCGACCTAGGCGCGCGTTTCCGCGATGTCCGCATGGGACCCGACGGCCACCTCTATGCGCTGACCGATTCTGATGAGGGCCGGCTGCTCAGGATCAGGCCGGCGCGCTGA
- a CDS encoding TauD/TfdA family dioxygenase, which yields MTAALPSEITGPSAWYGPDMLAREDEWILPLSPAHVAEVEQAAKAALASGIDIAQIGKADFPLPTLGPVLADALEVLLAGRGFILFRGLPVGDWPIELSAAAFVGIGRHLGNPKSQNGKGHILGHVRDLGLASDDPNVRIYQTRERQTFHTDSCDVVGLLCLKAAKSGGHSALVSSMTIYNEMHRRRPDLLAHLLRPVATDRRGEVSPGQKPYFEIPVFSAYDGLISVIYQRQYINSAQRFDDAPRLSPETVAALDLFDTLANDPALNFTMVLKPGDLQFVHNHTILHDRTGFEDWEDDTKKRHLLRLWLAPETARPLPPAYAQRYGSVTPGERGGIILPETRLHAPLTPI from the coding sequence ATGACCGCCGCCCTGCCATCTGAGATAACAGGCCCGTCCGCCTGGTACGGCCCCGACATGCTGGCCCGGGAGGATGAATGGATCCTGCCGCTGTCCCCCGCCCATGTCGCGGAGGTGGAGCAGGCAGCGAAGGCCGCGCTCGCCAGCGGCATCGACATCGCGCAGATCGGCAAGGCGGATTTCCCGCTGCCGACGCTGGGCCCGGTGCTGGCCGACGCGCTGGAGGTTTTGCTGGCCGGGCGCGGCTTCATCCTGTTCCGCGGCCTGCCGGTCGGGGACTGGCCCATCGAGCTATCCGCCGCCGCCTTCGTCGGCATCGGCCGGCATCTGGGCAATCCCAAGTCGCAGAACGGCAAGGGCCATATCCTTGGCCATGTGCGCGACCTCGGCCTCGCCTCCGACGACCCGAATGTGCGCATCTACCAGACCCGCGAACGACAGACCTTCCACACCGATTCCTGCGATGTGGTCGGGCTGCTCTGCCTGAAGGCGGCAAAATCCGGCGGCCATTCGGCGCTGGTCAGCTCGATGACGATCTATAACGAGATGCACCGCCGCCGGCCTGACCTGCTGGCGCATCTGCTGCGGCCGGTCGCCACCGACCGCCGCGGCGAGGTGTCGCCCGGCCAGAAGCCCTATTTCGAGATTCCGGTGTTCAGCGCCTATGACGGGCTGATTTCCGTCATCTATCAGCGCCAGTACATCAATTCGGCGCAGCGCTTCGACGATGCGCCCCGCCTGTCGCCGGAGACGGTGGCGGCATTGGACCTGTTCGACACGCTGGCCAACGATCCGGCGCTCAACTTCACCATGGTGCTGAAGCCCGGCGACCTGCAATTCGTGCACAATCACACCATCCTGCATGACCGCACCGGTTTCGAGGATTGGGAGGACGACACGAAAAAGCGCCATCTGCTGCGGCTGTGGCTGGCGCCGGAGACCGCCCGCCCGCTGCCGCCGGCCTATGCCCAGCGCTACGGCAGTGTGACGCCGGGCGAGCGCGGCGGCATCATCCTGCCCGAAACCCGGCTGCACGCGCCGCTCACGCCGATCTGA
- a CDS encoding glucokinase, which translates to MRNGTALLADIGGTNTRFALLDKEGRIGAPDVFPTAAHETLEAAIQHWMDETGHRPDAAALAVAGPVTGDVVALTNHPWRISASGLAARFGFAPVCVMNDVAAIARALPDLPDSAFRPLKPGTANPEAARLVVAPGTGLGVAALLPAKTGFHVASSEGGHVTLAARDAAEAALLERLREDSAHLSAEDVLAAPGLARLHHAFSGKSIEPEEVTAAALAGEANARAATAAYCAMLGGVAGDLAMAFDARGGVVIAGDLPGRMGNTFDMNSFIRRFTDKGPFAAYLAAIPVSLLDAPYPAFAGLAALLRDQPLDDQPPGRSAPE; encoded by the coding sequence ATGCGGAACGGAACAGCGCTGCTGGCCGATATCGGCGGCACCAACACGCGATTCGCCCTGCTGGATAAGGAAGGCCGGATCGGTGCGCCAGACGTATTCCCCACGGCGGCCCACGAAACCCTGGAAGCCGCGATCCAGCACTGGATGGACGAGACCGGCCACCGCCCAGATGCGGCGGCGCTGGCTGTCGCCGGCCCGGTCACCGGCGATGTGGTGGCGCTGACCAATCATCCCTGGCGGATTTCCGCCTCCGGCCTCGCCGCGCGCTTCGGCTTCGCGCCTGTGTGCGTGATGAATGACGTGGCGGCCATCGCCCGCGCCCTGCCCGACCTGCCGGACAGCGCCTTCCGGCCGCTGAAGCCGGGCACCGCCAACCCGGAAGCCGCCCGGCTGGTGGTGGCGCCGGGCACCGGGCTGGGTGTCGCGGCGCTGCTACCCGCCAAGACAGGCTTCCATGTCGCGTCCAGCGAGGGCGGGCATGTGACGCTGGCGGCGCGCGACGCGGCAGAGGCGGCGCTGCTGGAACGGTTACGCGAGGATAGCGCGCATCTGTCGGCGGAAGATGTGCTGGCGGCCCCCGGCCTGGCGCGCCTCCATCATGCGTTCTCCGGCAAAAGCATCGAACCGGAAGAGGTCACGGCGGCGGCCCTGGCCGGCGAAGCAAACGCCCGCGCCGCGACGGCCGCCTATTGCGCGATGCTGGGCGGCGTCGCCGGCGACCTGGCGATGGCGTTCGACGCGCGCGGCGGCGTGGTCATCGCCGGCGATCTGCCGGGCCGGATGGGCAATACATTCGATATGAACAGCTTTATCCGGCGCTTTACTGACAAGGGGCCGTTCGCCGCCTATCTGGCGGCGATCCCGGTCAGCCTGCTGGACGCCCCCTACCCGGCCTTCGCCGGGCTGGCCGCCCTGCTGCGCGATCAGCCCCTAGACGATCAGCCCCCGGGGCGATCAGCCCCAGAGTGA
- the pstB gene encoding phosphate ABC transporter ATP-binding protein PstB produces the protein MTDSATLEPAARPAPPQETTYHFVTSPEGSVIDVSDFNLWYGSSQALYDINLTFQRGLVTALIGPSGCGKSTLLRSLNRMNDLIDNLTIQGQITINNQDIYGPGVDVIALRKRMGMVFQKPNPFAMSIYDNVVYPLRVDGITDRRILDETCERALRGSALWDEVKDRLKESALGMSGGQQQRLCIARAIASDPEVLLMDEPCSALDPIATAKIEELIDELRGHYTIIIVTHNMQQAGRVSDNTAFMYLGRLIEYGKTETMFTAPKVPQTRDYVTGRFG, from the coding sequence ATGACCGACAGCGCCACGCTCGAACCCGCCGCCCGCCCGGCCCCGCCGCAGGAGACGACCTATCATTTCGTCACCTCGCCGGAAGGCTCGGTGATCGATGTGTCCGATTTCAACCTGTGGTACGGCTCTTCGCAGGCCCTGTACGATATCAACCTGACCTTCCAGCGCGGGCTGGTGACGGCGCTGATCGGCCCGTCGGGCTGTGGCAAGTCCACCCTGCTGCGCTCGCTGAACCGGATGAACGACCTGATCGACAATCTGACGATCCAGGGCCAGATCACCATCAATAACCAGGACATCTACGGTCCGGGCGTCGATGTCATCGCACTGCGCAAGCGCATGGGCATGGTGTTCCAGAAGCCAAACCCCTTCGCCATGTCGATCTACGACAATGTGGTCTATCCGCTGCGTGTCGATGGCATCACCGACCGGCGCATTCTGGACGAGACCTGCGAGCGCGCCCTGCGTGGCTCGGCGCTGTGGGACGAGGTGAAGGATCGGCTGAAGGAATCGGCTCTCGGCATGTCGGGCGGCCAGCAGCAGCGTCTGTGCATCGCGCGCGCCATTGCCTCCGACCCGGAAGTTCTGCTGATGGACGAGCCCTGCTCGGCGCTCGACCCCATCGCCACGGCGAAGATCGAGGAGCTGATCGACGAGCTGCGCGGCCACTACACGATCATCATCGTGACGCATAACATGCAGCAGGCCGGTCGCGTCTCCGACAACACCGCCTTCATGTATCTCGGCCGGCTGATCGAGTACGGCAAGACCGAGACCATGTTCACCGCGCCGAAAGTGCCGCAGACCCGCGACTACGTGACCGGCCGCTTTGGTTGA
- the pstA gene encoding phosphate ABC transporter permease PstA, with amino-acid sequence MTATAEKDTSKAAAKPRAVRKYSADISAVGEPFLWGLGGALALGIILIAGFLTLIFWNGVTTFWPKPVAMVTLNDGTRVAGEPFRSEQYRPDAATLAEFTDVQRAEIAANDGFLGRTMYRIGNYDLFGEDFRWVADTQVADIAHPDSFFFFERQEWGAFVGTIASVDLAGRKLEGPGVDLSLLHDQQEEARDRFERIREIERDEIGAINHYLNEIRLDIRRAELRYGADSAEVREEKAEAEARIAELQADYKVLANRAAAIKAEDAQYRITLAAVDGQTKEMQLSQIVRFYAANDLSYFEKWGVYLSRWGEFLTEEPREANTEGGILPAIFGTVIMTLMMVVVVAPFGVITALYLREYAKQGRLVAIVRISVNNLAGVPSIVYGVFGVGFFAYMVGGGIDALFFPERLPSPTFGTGGILWSALTLALLTVPVVIVASEEALASVPRSMREGSLACGASKWQTIKWIVLPRAMPGVMTGLILAMARGAGEVAPLMLVGVVKLAPELPVDGFFPYVHLERSFMHLGFHIFDVGFQSRNSEAGKPMVFVTTLLLLALIVLMNSSAIIIRNRLKKKFAGSQF; translated from the coding sequence ATGACCGCGACCGCCGAAAAAGACACCAGCAAGGCAGCGGCGAAGCCGCGTGCGGTGCGCAAATACTCGGCCGATATCTCGGCCGTGGGCGAGCCGTTCCTGTGGGGGCTGGGCGGCGCCCTGGCGCTGGGCATCATCCTGATCGCCGGGTTCCTGACCCTGATCTTCTGGAACGGTGTGACCACCTTCTGGCCGAAGCCGGTGGCCATGGTGACGCTGAATGATGGCACCAGGGTCGCGGGCGAGCCTTTCCGCAGCGAGCAATACCGCCCCGATGCGGCGACGCTTGCGGAATTCACCGATGTGCAGCGTGCCGAGATCGCGGCTAATGACGGATTCCTTGGCCGCACCATGTACCGGATCGGCAATTATGACCTGTTCGGCGAGGATTTCCGCTGGGTGGCGGACACCCAGGTGGCGGATATCGCGCATCCCGACAGCTTCTTCTTCTTCGAGCGTCAGGAATGGGGCGCTTTCGTCGGTACCATCGCCTCGGTGGATCTGGCGGGGCGCAAGCTGGAAGGGCCGGGGGTGGACCTCTCCCTGCTGCATGACCAGCAAGAGGAAGCGCGCGACCGCTTCGAGCGCATCCGTGAGATTGAGCGCGACGAGATTGGCGCCATCAATCATTACCTGAACGAAATCCGCCTCGATATCCGCCGCGCGGAGCTGCGCTATGGTGCGGACAGCGCGGAAGTGCGCGAGGAGAAGGCGGAAGCCGAGGCCCGCATCGCCGAATTGCAGGCCGACTATAAGGTGCTGGCTAACCGGGCGGCGGCGATTAAGGCCGAGGATGCGCAGTACAGGATCACGCTGGCCGCGGTCGATGGCCAGACCAAGGAGATGCAGCTCTCCCAGATCGTGCGCTTCTACGCCGCCAACGACCTGTCCTATTTCGAGAAATGGGGCGTCTATCTGTCCCGCTGGGGCGAGTTCCTGACCGAGGAGCCGCGTGAGGCCAATACCGAGGGCGGCATCCTGCCGGCGATCTTCGGTACGGTCATCATGACGCTGATGATGGTTGTCGTGGTCGCCCCGTTCGGCGTCATCACCGCGCTGTATCTGCGCGAATACGCCAAGCAGGGCCGGCTGGTCGCCATCGTGCGCATCTCGGTGAACAACCTGGCCGGCGTGCCTTCCATCGTCTATGGCGTGTTCGGCGTTGGCTTCTTCGCCTACATGGTGGGCGGCGGCATTGACGCGCTGTTCTTCCCAGAGCGCCTGCCCAGCCCGACCTTCGGCACCGGCGGCATCTTGTGGTCGGCGCTGACGCTGGCGCTTCTGACCGTGCCAGTGGTCATCGTCGCCTCGGAAGAAGCGCTGGCCTCGGTGCCGCGGTCGATGCGCGAAGGCTCGCTGGCCTGTGGTGCCTCGAAATGGCAGACCATTAAATGGATCGTGCTGCCGCGTGCGATGCCGGGCGTCATGACAGGCCTGATCCTGGCGATGGCGCGCGGTGCCGGCGAGGTGGCGCCGCTGATGCTGGTGGGTGTGGTGAAGCTGGCGCCGGAATTGCCGGTTGACGGCTTCTTCCCCTATGTCCATCTGGAACGCAGCTTCATGCATCTGGGCTTCCACATCTTCGATGTGGGCTTCCAGTCGCGCAATTCCGAGGCCGGCAAGCCGATGGTGTTCGTCACCACGCTGCTGCTGCTGGCCCTGATCGTCCTGATGAATTCCTCGGCGATCATCATCCGCAACCGGCTGAAAAAGAAGTTCGCCGGCAGCCAGTTCTGA